Proteins from a single region of Candidatus Rubrimentiphilum sp.:
- the rsmD gene encoding 16S rRNA (guanine(966)-N(2))-methyltransferase RsmD: MPKITGGNLRSRKLGSPKGFNVRPTPGRVKESLFSILQPRIEGSRFLDLFSGTGAIGFEAASRGASSVVCVEGHRETADAIQEAANELGIQDVVTVVGAPVDRALYRLDPAFDIVYADPPYAGELPSQMFRLLLERNLLAPDALVIYEHSARMILPDVPGYRSVREEVYGDVALAFFTPVG; the protein is encoded by the coding sequence GTGCCCAAGATCACGGGAGGGAATTTGCGCAGCCGCAAGCTCGGATCGCCCAAGGGATTCAACGTCAGGCCGACGCCGGGCCGCGTAAAGGAGTCCCTGTTTTCGATCCTGCAGCCGCGCATCGAAGGGTCGCGCTTTCTCGATCTCTTTTCCGGAACGGGCGCCATCGGCTTCGAAGCGGCCTCGCGCGGTGCGTCATCCGTCGTTTGCGTCGAGGGGCACCGTGAAACCGCCGACGCGATCCAGGAAGCCGCGAACGAACTCGGCATACAGGACGTGGTGACCGTTGTCGGAGCGCCGGTCGATCGCGCCCTCTACCGGCTCGATCCGGCGTTCGATATCGTGTACGCGGATCCGCCGTACGCGGGCGAACTGCCGTCGCAAATGTTCCGCCTGCTGTTGGAGCGCAATTTGCTCGCGCCGGACGCGCTGGTGATCTACGAGCATAGCGCTCGCATGATTCTGCCCGACGTACCGGGGTACCGCAGCGTCCGCGAAGAAGTCTATGGCGATGTCGCTTTGGCTTTCTTCACGCCGGTAGGATGA
- a CDS encoding HAD family hydrolase → MPPVKAVGFDIDHTLGIDNKLERVAFLRLLDAVCEQGGRALGTLAQESARIDDLLERQRSGAFSIDEAVERFAAERGARSPSSYVEPYKRMAVESVPEFFVPQTDARMVLAELKRRHIPCAILSNGWPALQERKAQSLGFDGPVLVGEGPGTQKPGAAAFAALARALSAEPGDVAYVGDNPRADIAAAIAAGMHGIWLDAEGAEYPPELPEPSEVIHSLTELLTLL, encoded by the coding sequence ATGCCGCCGGTCAAAGCCGTAGGCTTTGACATAGACCACACGCTCGGCATCGACAACAAGCTCGAACGCGTTGCGTTTCTGCGCTTGCTCGACGCAGTCTGCGAACAAGGCGGGCGCGCTCTAGGAACGCTCGCGCAAGAGAGTGCGCGCATAGACGATCTGCTCGAACGGCAGCGCAGCGGCGCATTTTCAATCGACGAAGCCGTCGAGCGATTCGCGGCGGAACGCGGCGCGCGCTCGCCGTCGAGTTACGTCGAGCCCTACAAACGAATGGCTGTCGAAAGCGTGCCCGAGTTTTTTGTGCCCCAGACCGACGCGCGGATGGTGCTTGCAGAACTAAAGCGCCGCCACATTCCGTGCGCTATCTTGAGCAATGGCTGGCCGGCGCTGCAAGAAAGAAAAGCGCAGTCCTTAGGCTTTGACGGACCGGTGCTCGTCGGCGAGGGGCCGGGCACGCAAAAGCCCGGCGCGGCTGCTTTTGCGGCTCTCGCTCGCGCGCTGTCGGCCGAACCCGGCGACGTAGCATACGTCGGCGACAACCCGCGAGCGGATATCGCGGCCGCGATCGCCGCGGGAATGCACGGCATTTGGCTCGATGCGGAGGGCGCGGAATATCCGCCGGAGTTGCCGGAGCCAAGCGAAGTTATCCACAGCCTCACGGAACTGCTTACGCTCCTGTAG
- a CDS encoding DUF2249 domain-containing protein, with amino-acid sequence MTRPMPMNRPAAIAIDARSLQPANRTEQILEAFDKLTLGAILEINEENDPRALRNELSQLRPGKFSWDARNLGSNRWTIRVERIDENAEPEALLQHVAPFASAKASTLRDLAGQMSERTYRAGETIFDEGEVWPYLGIVKSGKVILTLLSPDGKTHTLGERLTHDTLNDSGTFDTGGATTRAEALTDATIMTLPSEAVLHACRNDAELALGFLSEASQARRRSIDTIADLAFAHVLQRVAKFLLGYARASVGMTRGLPGVENLSQAQIAAAAGTVRDMAARALLRLKNANAVELDRGRVKAIDRAKLEAFAQNVQAPPV; translated from the coding sequence ATGACTCGCCCGATGCCTATGAACCGGCCGGCGGCGATCGCCATTGACGCTCGCTCGCTTCAGCCCGCAAACCGAACGGAACAGATCCTAGAAGCCTTCGACAAGCTCACCCTCGGCGCAATCCTGGAGATCAACGAAGAGAACGATCCGAGGGCCTTGCGCAACGAGCTCTCGCAGCTGCGGCCCGGCAAGTTCTCCTGGGATGCGCGCAACCTCGGATCCAACCGGTGGACCATCCGCGTCGAGCGGATCGACGAAAATGCCGAGCCCGAAGCGCTGCTGCAGCACGTCGCGCCGTTCGCGAGCGCCAAAGCCAGCACGCTGCGCGACCTCGCCGGCCAAATGTCGGAACGGACTTACCGCGCGGGCGAAACGATCTTCGATGAAGGCGAAGTGTGGCCGTATCTCGGGATCGTCAAGAGCGGAAAAGTCATCCTCACGCTGCTCTCGCCGGACGGCAAGACGCATACTTTGGGCGAGCGGCTCACGCATGACACGCTCAACGACAGCGGCACCTTCGATACGGGCGGCGCAACGACTCGCGCCGAGGCCTTAACCGACGCAACGATCATGACGCTGCCAAGCGAGGCCGTGCTGCACGCCTGCAGAAACGACGCGGAACTCGCGCTCGGTTTTCTTTCCGAAGCATCGCAGGCACGCCGGCGATCCATCGACACGATTGCCGACCTTGCGTTCGCCCACGTGCTGCAGCGCGTCGCAAAATTCTTGCTCGGTTATGCGCGCGCATCCGTCGGTATGACGCGCGGCTTGCCCGGCGTGGAAAACCTATCGCAAGCTCAGATCGCGGCGGCGGCAGGCACCGTGCGCGACATGGCGGCTCGCGCGCTGCTGCGCTTAAAGAATGCGAATGCAGTCGAACTCGACCGCGGACGCGTCAAAGCGATCGATCGCGCGAAGCTCGAAGCTTTCGCGCAGAACGTGCAAGCGCCGCCGGTCTAA
- the coaD gene encoding pantetheine-phosphate adenylyltransferase, with amino-acid sequence MKAVYPGSFDPPTNGHLDVIERACRYFDELVVAVVVNPQKREPMFTLEEREAMIRDSVAHLANVRVEHFRGLLADYVRKEHAAVIIKGLRVVSDFESEMSTALMNRALSDVDTMFLMSDQRYSFVSSSIVKEVFFLGGDVGALVPDPVMRLMAAKRASLRTT; translated from the coding sequence ATGAAGGCGGTCTATCCGGGCTCTTTCGATCCGCCGACCAACGGTCATCTCGACGTCATCGAACGCGCGTGCCGGTATTTCGACGAACTCGTCGTGGCAGTTGTCGTGAATCCGCAAAAGCGCGAACCCATGTTCACGCTCGAAGAGCGCGAAGCGATGATTCGCGACTCTGTGGCGCACCTGGCGAACGTACGCGTCGAACATTTCCGCGGTCTGCTGGCGGATTATGTTCGCAAGGAACACGCGGCAGTGATCATCAAGGGTTTGCGGGTGGTTTCCGACTTCGAGAGCGAGATGTCGACGGCGCTCATGAACCGGGCGCTGTCGGACGTCGATACGATGTTTTTGATGTCCGACCAACGATATTCGTTCGTCAGCTCGAGCATCGTAAAAGAAGTCTTTTTTCTTGGCGGCGACGTTGGGGCGCTGGTGCCGGATCCTGTGATGCGGCTAATGGCGGCTAAACGCGCGAGCTTACGCACTACGTAA
- a CDS encoding PDZ domain-containing protein, giving the protein MRLHLARNRVAIYVAAACLLALCAFIPTPYSLILPGRAVDLADVVSLGGGHPAQTRLYLTDVRFATRVTPLELLSAFLPGVRVVWTNDILPSGVSMTRYEGVEREAMSESQTIAAAVAERAAGYHVPSPRSRVMVVYFVPHSRASQVLRQLDILAAVDGKSISSSSDLQKALRRVKAGTVVHVGLFRNGGRRIAAVQTTAYRGRTVLGTYLTTIYERPRLPVGVSFHLPHVAGSSGGLMFALEIYRSLKRQPLPGELRIAGTGTIAYDGSVGPIEGAAQKVAAARAAGASLFLVPAENYAEVKGTGGIHVVPVASFNQAVHAVASAAIPQ; this is encoded by the coding sequence ATGCGGCTGCACCTGGCCCGTAACCGGGTCGCGATTTATGTAGCCGCTGCTTGTCTGCTGGCGCTGTGCGCTTTTATTCCGACGCCCTACTCGCTGATACTCCCGGGGCGCGCGGTCGATCTTGCCGATGTCGTGTCGCTGGGCGGCGGACACCCGGCTCAAACGCGGCTCTATTTGACCGACGTGCGATTTGCGACGCGCGTTACGCCGCTCGAGTTGCTCAGCGCGTTCCTCCCCGGCGTGCGAGTCGTTTGGACGAACGACATTCTGCCGAGCGGCGTGAGCATGACGCGCTATGAAGGCGTCGAGCGTGAGGCGATGAGCGAAAGTCAAACGATTGCGGCCGCCGTGGCGGAGCGCGCCGCCGGTTATCACGTTCCCTCTCCGCGTAGCCGCGTGATGGTTGTCTATTTCGTTCCGCACAGCCGCGCTTCGCAAGTCTTGCGTCAGCTCGACATTCTGGCGGCGGTTGACGGCAAATCAATCTCATCGAGTTCGGATCTGCAAAAGGCCCTGCGCCGTGTGAAGGCCGGTACGGTGGTGCACGTTGGGCTGTTCCGAAACGGCGGCCGGAGGATCGCCGCCGTTCAAACGACAGCCTATCGAGGCAGAACCGTCTTGGGCACCTACCTTACGACGATCTACGAACGGCCACGCCTACCCGTCGGCGTCTCCTTCCATTTGCCGCACGTGGCAGGGAGCTCCGGCGGCCTGATGTTTGCGCTTGAAATCTACCGCTCGCTCAAACGTCAGCCGCTGCCCGGCGAATTGCGTATAGCCGGCACCGGCACAATTGCGTACGACGGAAGCGTCGGGCCAATCGAGGGCGCTGCGCAGAAAGTGGCAGCTGCACGCGCTGCCGGCGCGAGCCTGTTCCTCGTGCCCGCCGAGAACTACGCGGAAGTCAAAGGCACGGGCGGCATCCACGTTGTCCCGGTCGCCAGTTTTAATCAGGCGGTTCACGCAGTCGCTTCGGCAGCTATTCCACAGTAG